The following coding sequences lie in one Natrarchaeobius halalkaliphilus genomic window:
- a CDS encoding J domain-containing protein has protein sequence MAENYYEVLEIEPDATRTDIEDAYRRRVLETHPDHNDDPDAIDEFQRVSTAKSILTDGDERARYDRLGHDAYVRLGRYAGPTSSSESPGQRTDDRRSSESAGMSSDRRTGSKGTHRRHRQQRSNRRTNRQRNHRQHRQQRTATGRSAESNRSFDPGASSETTEDTNSEASNGETNSAFRYTVQDWDEDVDLEWEGRSIDHSTAVTVTCLWILYPVFVYSSLTPMVSPILNGLLLVCTLGVIGYLLTMPRVAMLVFGSLSVLFPLGVGQLQLIEPLSLHGGVSVAFVWIPFGYAVAVWWALRP, from the coding sequence ATGGCCGAGAACTATTACGAGGTCCTCGAGATCGAACCGGACGCGACGCGGACGGATATCGAAGACGCCTACCGGCGGCGTGTTCTCGAGACTCATCCGGACCACAACGACGACCCCGATGCGATCGACGAGTTCCAGCGCGTTTCGACGGCGAAGTCGATACTCACCGACGGCGACGAACGAGCGCGCTACGACCGACTCGGACACGACGCCTACGTCCGACTCGGACGGTACGCAGGACCGACATCCAGCTCCGAATCTCCCGGTCAGCGAACCGATGATCGGCGTTCTAGCGAGTCGGCTGGGATGAGCTCGGACCGGAGAACGGGGAGCAAGGGAACGCATCGTCGACACCGTCAACAACGAAGCAATCGTCGAACCAACCGACAGCGAAATCATCGTCAGCACCGCCAGCAGCGAACAGCGACCGGACGGTCGGCCGAATCGAACCGATCGTTCGACCCCGGGGCGTCGAGCGAAACGACGGAGGATACAAACAGTGAAGCGTCGAACGGCGAGACGAATTCGGCGTTTCGGTATACGGTTCAGGACTGGGACGAGGACGTCGACCTCGAGTGGGAGGGACGATCGATCGACCACTCGACGGCGGTGACGGTTACCTGTCTCTGGATACTGTATCCGGTGTTCGTCTATTCGAGCCTGACGCCGATGGTTTCACCGATTCTCAACGGTCTTTTGCTCGTCTGTACGCTCGGTGTGATCGGCTACCTGCTTACGATGCCGCGAGTCGCGATGCTCGTCTTCGGAAGTCTGAGCGTGCTGTTTCCGCTCGGCGTCGGCCAACTCCAGCTGATCGAGCCACTTTCACTGCACGGCGGAGTTTCTGTCGCGTTCGTCTGGATTCCGTTTGGATACGCCGTGGCGGTCTGGTGGGCGCTACGACCGTAA
- the menD gene encoding 2-succinyl-5-enolpyruvyl-6-hydroxy-3-cyclohexene-1-carboxylic-acid synthase: MTAPNRSTLWGRILVDELAKGGLEAVCLAPGSRSTPLTVAFSEQPDIEVYSHLDERSAAFFALGRARRNGESTALVCTSGTAAANFHPAVIEADRARVPLLVLTADRPPELRDSGANQTIDQRRLYGNAVRWNADLPEPNANERTVRSLRTTAARALSETHGVPPGPVHLNCPFPKPLEPTPVSDAIPERFVETLAGSGREDAFVETSSATQTPDSDVIDAVARTLATADRPLIVGGPSDPEELSAIEPETVVDVAARVGAPILADPLSSLRFGLHQRVTDAEAPGNSSTDTRDDRPLVYGGYDSYVDALPAPDTVLRFGASPTSKSLRHALRDAEARQFLIDPAGGWREATFTATDLVSGAPSAVFERLRTTLEERETNATDDSWLSKFADAEARHWSVRNRATTVDSLESDPFEGAILASVLDHAPDPATVFVSNSMPIRDADRFGRPREAELTLLANRGASGIDGITSTALGAASATDDPLVLVTGDLAFYHDSNGLLAVGRCDVDATIVLLDNDGGGIFHKLPIEEFDPPFTDQFKTPHGLDFEALAEFYGLAFEQVEPAAFEDAYRRSLESTGTQILSVSFDSDRSHDRRRALKDRTRDGLASDRR, encoded by the coding sequence ATGACCGCTCCGAACCGATCGACACTGTGGGGACGGATTCTGGTCGACGAACTGGCGAAGGGGGGACTCGAGGCGGTCTGTCTCGCGCCGGGAAGCCGGTCGACGCCGTTGACGGTCGCGTTTTCCGAACAGCCGGATATCGAGGTCTACTCGCATCTCGACGAACGTTCGGCCGCATTTTTCGCCCTGGGCCGGGCACGCCGAAACGGCGAATCGACGGCGCTCGTCTGTACGTCCGGAACGGCCGCCGCGAACTTTCATCCCGCCGTGATCGAGGCCGATCGGGCTCGGGTTCCACTGCTCGTTCTCACCGCGGACCGCCCGCCGGAACTCAGAGACAGCGGAGCAAACCAGACGATCGATCAGCGACGGCTCTACGGAAATGCGGTCCGCTGGAACGCCGATCTTCCCGAACCGAACGCGAACGAACGAACGGTTCGAAGTCTCCGAACGACCGCCGCGAGAGCGCTTTCGGAAACCCACGGCGTTCCTCCCGGTCCGGTCCACCTCAACTGTCCGTTTCCGAAACCGCTCGAGCCGACGCCGGTTTCCGACGCGATTCCGGAACGTTTCGTCGAGACGCTTGCGGGCTCGGGTCGGGAGGACGCGTTCGTCGAAACCAGTTCAGCGACGCAGACGCCCGATTCGGACGTAATCGACGCCGTCGCTCGAACGCTCGCGACCGCCGATCGGCCGCTGATCGTTGGCGGACCATCCGACCCCGAAGAGCTGTCGGCGATCGAACCCGAGACCGTCGTCGACGTCGCCGCTCGCGTCGGTGCGCCGATCCTCGCGGATCCACTGTCGTCCCTTCGATTCGGCTTGCATCAAAGAGTCACCGACGCCGAAGCGCCCGGTAATTCCAGTACCGATACCCGCGACGATCGACCGCTGGTTTACGGCGGCTACGATAGCTACGTCGACGCACTACCCGCGCCGGATACCGTTCTCCGGTTCGGAGCATCCCCGACATCGAAGTCCCTGCGTCACGCGCTCCGGGATGCGGAGGCGAGACAGTTCCTGATAGATCCCGCGGGAGGCTGGCGCGAGGCGACGTTCACGGCGACCGATCTGGTGTCTGGCGCGCCGTCGGCCGTGTTCGAACGACTCCGGACGACGCTCGAGGAACGCGAGACGAACGCGACCGACGATTCCTGGCTCTCGAAGTTCGCTGACGCGGAGGCACGTCATTGGAGCGTTCGAAACCGCGCAACGACCGTCGACTCGCTCGAGTCCGACCCGTTCGAGGGCGCTATTCTCGCATCGGTTCTCGACCACGCGCCGGATCCCGCGACGGTCTTCGTTTCGAACAGCATGCCGATCCGGGATGCCGATCGATTCGGTCGACCGCGAGAGGCCGAGTTGACCCTGCTTGCCAACCGCGGCGCGAGCGGCATCGACGGGATCACCAGTACGGCCCTCGGTGCTGCAAGCGCGACCGACGACCCGCTCGTCCTCGTGACGGGTGATCTCGCGTTTTACCACGACTCGAACGGGCTGCTCGCGGTCGGCCGCTGTGACGTCGATGCGACGATCGTCCTACTCGACAACGACGGCGGCGGCATCTTTCACAAACTCCCGATCGAGGAGTTCGATCCTCCGTTCACGGACCAGTTCAAGACACCTCACGGTCTCGATTTCGAGGCGCTCGCGGAGTTCTACGGGCTCGCATTCGAGCAGGTCGAGCCCGCAGCCTTCGAAGACGCATATCGCAGGTCGCTCGAGTCGACCGGAACGCAGATTCTCTCGGTCTCGTTCGACTCGGATCGGAGTCACGACCGACGCCGAGCCCTGAAAGATCGGACCAGGGACGGACTCGCGAGCGATCGACGATAG